In a genomic window of Tripterygium wilfordii isolate XIE 37 chromosome 8, ASM1340144v1, whole genome shotgun sequence:
- the LOC120003694 gene encoding DEAD-box ATP-dependent RNA helicase 31-like, whose amino-acid sequence MPIELLPHLRLLKHSLPTMRLVPSVHSSRAIPILSLVFPFKLRYNALGPQFCNQLRVQRLSTRPFRPRAGSSSEFSRGGRDRGGEVRASKSLIDDEAELSDWVSELSKTGSFRGRIASDDDGLDDRGRGRGKIIDRSGERNRDSFAMKRRRESDSDEFREPSRGRARNSFESRKRDSFATNTRKESGSDDFRQPSRGRTGNSFETRNRDSSATKMRRESDSGDRSRGRSSNSFDSRNSQGTKRFDSRYNGGDSFQRTSSGMGNRQRKLKQSSDDDDEESGERSRGRISNSFDSRNSQGTKRFDSRYSGGDLSFQRTTSGMGNRQRKLKQSSDDDDSGDDDDSGNDDEELQSLRVGFQDLLSEDTDEESDEEEGDDEVLKKSRGSLFGMDKEVIPNNTPSSPGKSGSYLSETRFDQCSLSPLSLKGIKDAGYEKMTMVQEATLPVILKGKDVMAKAKTGTGKTVAFLLPSIEIVSKSPAASLDQKRTPISVLIICPTRELATQAATEANTLLKYHPSIGVQVVIGGTRLALEQKRMQANPCQILVATPGRLRDHIENTAGFATRLMGVKVLVLDEADHLLDMGFRKEIERIIAAVPKQRQTLLFSATVPQEVRQICHIALKKDHEFINAVEEGSEDTHSQVRQMHMVAPLDKHFPLLYVLLKDHIADNVDYKILVFCTTAMVTKLVADLLGELNLNVREIHSRKPQSYRTRVSDEFRKSKGLILVTSDVSARGVDYPDVTLVIQVGVPSGREQYIHRLGRTGRKGKEGEGILLLAPWEEYFLSTIKELPITKASVPSIDPDTKKKVEEMLSRVEMKNKESAYQAWLGYYNSNKNVGRDKHRLVELANEFSRSMGLDNPPAIPKLVLGKMGLRNIPGLRTK is encoded by the exons ATGCCCATCGAACTCCTGCCGCATCTCCGGCTCCTCAAACATTCTCTACCTACGATGAGGCTCGTACCCTCCGTTCACTCATCTCGGGCGATACCCATTTTATCTCTTGTATTTCCCTTCAAGCTCAGATACAATGCGTTAGGTCCTCAGTTCTGTAACCAACTCCGTGTACAGCGTTTATCCACTCGACCATTCCGGCCTAGAGCTGGGTCGAGCTCGGAATTCAGCCGTGGTGGCAGAGACAGAGGAGGAGAGGTTCGTGCTTCGAAGAGTCTCATTGATGACGAGGCTGAGCTCAGTGACTGGGTCAGCGAGTTGAGTAAGACTGGCTCGTTTCGTGGCCGAATTGCTAGTGATGACGATGGCTTGGATGATAGAGGCCGTGGTAGAGGGAAGATCATAGATAGGAGTGGAGAGAGGAATCGAGATTCATTCGCAATGAAGAGGAGAAGGGAGAGTGACTCTGACGAGTTTCGCGAGCCAAGTAGAGGCAGAGCTAGGAATTCGTTTGAGTCAAGGAAACGGGATTCATTTGCAACTAATACGAGAAAAGAGAGTGGTTCTGACGATTTCCGCCAGCCAAGTAGAGGGAGAACTGGGAATTCTTTTGAGACAAGGAATAGAGATTCATCTGCAACGAAGATGAGAAGGGAGAGTGACTCTGGCGACCGGAGTAGAGGGAGAAGTAGCAATTCGTTTGACTCGAGGAATTCACAGGGAACGAAGAGATTTGATTCTCGGTATAATGGTGGTGATTCCTTTCAAAGAACGAGTAGCGGAATGGGAAACAGGCAGAGAAAGCTTAAGCAATCAAgcgacgacgacgacgaagaATCTGGCGAGCGTAGTAGAGGGAGAATTAGCAATTCTTTCGATTCGAGGAATTCACAGGGAACGAAGAGATTTGATTCTAGGTATAGTGGTGGTGACCTTTCCTTTCAAAGAACCACTAGCGGAATGGGAAACAGGCAGAGAAAGCTTAAGCAATCAAGCGATGATGATGACTCTGGCGATGATGATGACTCTGGCAATGATGATGAGGAGTTGCAGAGCTTAAGGGTTGGCTTTCAGGATTTGCTTAGTGAGGACACTGACGAGGAGAGTGACGAGGAGGAGGGTGACGATGAGGTTTTAAAGAAGAGTAGAGGTTCTTTGTTTGGAATGGATAAGGAAGTTATCCCCAATAATACACCGAGTTCACCTGGAAAGTCAGGTTCTTACTTAAGTGAGACTAG ATTCGATCAGTGCTCTCTTTCCCCTTTGTCATTAAAAGGGATAAAGGATGCTGGTTATGAGAAGATGACCATGGTACAAGAGGCAACTCTTCCAGTTATACTCAAAG GTAAGGATGTTATGGCCAAGGCTAAAACAGGAACTGGAAAAACAGTCGCATTTCTA CTTCCATCCATTGAAATTGTTTCCAAATCACCAGCTGCTAGTCTTGACCAAAAGCGAACCCCTATTTCTGTACTTATAATATGCCCCACTAGAGAGCTTGCAACTCAAGCTGCTACAGAAGCTAACACTTTGCTGAAGTATCACCCTTCTATTGGTGTTCAAGTTGTGATAGGCGGTACAAGACTTGCTCTAGAACAGAAACGAATGCAAGCAAACCCTTGCCAG ATTCTTGTTGCTACACCTGGAAGGCTCAGAGATCATATTGAGAATACTGCAGGATTTGCGACAAGGCTGATGGGTGTCAAAGTCCTTGTACTCGATGAAGCTGATCATTTGCTAGACATGGGGTTtcgtaaagaaattgaaagaataaTTGCTGCTGTTCCAAAACAGCGACAGACTCTCTTATTTTCTGCCACTGTTCCTCAAGAG GTCCGTCAAATTTGTCATATCGCTTTGAAAAAAGATCATGAATTTATTAATGCTGTTGAAGAAGGCAGTGAGGATACACACTCACAG GTCAGACAGATGCATATGGTGGCTCCACTAGACAAGCATTTTCCCCTACTTTATGTTCTTTTAAAAGATCACATTGCTGATAATGTTGACTATAAG ATTCTCGTATTCTGCACAACTGCCATGGTCACAAAACTGGTTGCTGACCTTCTTGGTGAGCTGAACTTGAATGTTAGGGAAATCCATTCCAGAAAGCCTCAGAGTTATAGAACCCGTGTGTCTGATGAATTCAGGAAGTCAAAAGGTCTTATTCTTGTGACTTCGGATGTATCTGCACGTGGGGTTGACTATCCAGATGTTACTCTTGTCATACAG GTCGGGGTGCCTTCTGGTAGAGAACAGTATATTCATCGACTTGGTCGAACTGGGCGTAAAGGGAAAGAAGGGGAAGGGATATTGTTACTGGCACCTTGGGAGGAATACTTTCTGTCTACCATAAAGGAATTACCAATAACGAAAGCTTCTGTGCCTTCGATAGATCCAGacacaaagaaaaag GTGGAAGAGATGTTATCCCGTGTAGAGATGAAGAACAAAGAATCAGCCTACCAGGCCTGGCTTGGTTATTACAATTCCAACAAGAATGTGGGCAGGGATAAACATAGGCTTGTGGAGCTTGCAAATGAGTTCAGTCGAAGTATGGGACTTGATAACCCTCCAGCCATCCCTAAGCTTGTCCTTGGCAAGATGGGTCTCAGGAACATCCCCGGATTGCGCACCAAATAG
- the LOC120003695 gene encoding uncharacterized protein LOC120003695 isoform X2, whose translation MMTLQNTQDIQSSTQVSHESQSEEQNNHSGEAPLADSGSVSTSSNGNRKVSRQDIELVQNLIERCLQLYMNRDEVVKTLLTRARIDPGFTTLVWQKLEEENADFFRAYYIRLKLKKQILLFNHLLEHQFHLMKYPVPPKIPLAPIQNGIHPMPVNNMPMGYPVLQPPIPAPGQPHIDSLGCGISSCHVVNGVPAPGNFQHIRMNSGNEMMLDTSAAEVAPVVPSSSVMSEMSVSPTSAASSGHFPFTASDMSGMGVDTSALDTTFTSDVACSVGLQLGPDGGAGNSRDSLRSLDQIPWNFSLSDLTADLSNLGDLGALGNYPGSPFLGSDSEILLDSLEHDDIEEFFVDPGPCSQSDEEKS comes from the exons ATGATGACCTTACAG AACACTCAAGATATACAATCCTCGACCCAAGTCTCACATGAGTCTCAAAGTGAAGAGCAGAACAATCACTCGGGAGAGGCTCCCTTGGCAGACTCTGGCTCTGTATCCACTTCAAGTAATGGTAACAGAAAGGTTTCACGCCAAGATATTGAGCTT GTCCAGAATTTGATAGAACGGTGCCTTCAACTGTATATGAATAGAGATGAGGTGGTCAAAACTCTTTTAACTCGTGCTAGGATTGATCCTGGTTTTACAACATTGG TTTGGCAGAagttagaagaagaaaatgcaGATTTCTTCCGGGCCTATTACATAAGGCTGAAGTTGAAAAAACAGATTCTTTTATTCAATCATTTGCTTGAGCATCAGTTCCATCTTATGAAGTATCCCGTGCCTCCGAAGATTCCCTTGGCTCCTATACAAAATGGGATTCATCCCATGCCCG TTAACAACATGCCTATGGGATACCCTGTGCTACAACCTCCAATTCCAGCTCCAGGCCAACCCCACATTGATTCCTTGGGCTGTGGAATATCAAGCTGTCATGTGGTTAATGGGGTTCCTGCACCAGGAAATTTTCAGCACATTCGAATGAATTCTGGGAATGA GATGATGTTGGATACAAGTGCAGCTGAAGTAGCTCCTGTTGTTCCTTCAAGCAGTGTTATGTCAGAAATGTCTGTGAGTCCCACGTCTGCTGCATCTAGTGGTCATTTTCCTTTCACTGCATCAGACATGTCGGGAATGGGAGTTGACACTTCTGCTCTAGATACAACATTCACATCAGATGTGGCATGTTCAGTCGGATTGCAGCTTGGACCAGATGGCGGGGCTGGAAATTCGAGAGATTCCCTGAGATCATTGGATCAAATTCCGTGGAATTTCAGCCTCTCAGATCTAACTGCAGATTTGTCCAATTTGGGAG ATTTAGGGGCTCTAGGAAACTATCCTGGTTCTCCCTTCCTGGGCTCAGATTCAGAAATTTTACTTGATTCTCTAGAGCATGATGACATAG AGGAGTTTTTTGTTGACCCTGGTCCATGCTCTCAGTCTGATGAAGAGAAATCGTAG
- the LOC120003696 gene encoding beclin-1-like protein produces MNKENMSDRGRTFPVDPNLPRWVCQNCHNPLCIIGVESYADKFFNDSSSRSAMQASSIHGATRMDNSYVVLPKQRPSAQGPSSRPRTGAAQHETGQQSGKTMEESFVVVYKSESASDGGGNQSSLPEGGPSSHMQPNNTGFHSTITVLKRAFEIATTQTQVEQPLCLECMRVLSDKLEKEVEDVNRDNEAYEACLQRLEGEAQDALSDADFLKEKLKAEEEERKLEAEIQEILKQKAEADAQSKELELKSGRFKELEERYWQEFNNFQFQLISHQEERDAISAKIEVSQAHLELLKRTSVLNDAFPIYHDGEFGTINNFRLGRLPKAPVEWDEINAAWGQGCLLLHTMCQYFRPKFQYRIKILPMGSYPRIMDTNNSMCELFGPVNLFWSTRYDKAMTLFLTCLKDFAEFAYSKDQENNIPPEKCFRLPYKIENDRVVCRNESDKLESHSITQSFNKQENWTRALRHTLCNLKWALYWFIGNTNFQPLSASVSSHPDVAASVGSLYAKRGGADSKYSASK; encoded by the exons CAATGCAGGCCTCTTCAATTCATGGTGCCACACGTATGGATAATTCCTATGTTGTGTTGCCGAAGCAAAGGCCTTCTGCACAAGGGCCCTCATCACGTCCTCGCACTGGAGCTGCTCAGCATGAGACAGGTCAGCAGTCTGGAAAGACCATGGAAGAATCCTTTGTGGTCGTGTACAAGTCCGAGTCTGCATCTGATGGGGGTGGAAACCAGTCATCATTACCTGAAGGGGGACCTAGCAGTCATATGCAGCCAAACAACACTGGCTTTCACTCAACTATTACTGTTCTAAAACGTGCATTCGAGATTGCGACAACCCAGACACAG GTTGAGCAACCTTTATGCCTCGAATGCATGCGGGTTTTATCTGATAAACTTGAAAAGGAGgttgaagatgtgaatagggaCAATGAAGCATATGAAGCTTGTCTTCAGCGCTTAGAAGGGGAGGCACAAGATGCTCTTAGCGATGCTGATTTTCTTAAAGAGAAATTAAAG GCTGAGGAGGAAGAAAGGAAACTTGAAGCAGAAATCCAAGAAATACTGAAACAAAAGGCAGAGGCTGACGCTCAATCGAAAGAACTAGAGTTGAAATCTGGCCGCTTTAAAGAATTGGAGGAGCG GTATTGGCAGGAATTCAATAATTTTCAGTTTCAATTGATTTCACATCAG GAAGAAAGAGATGCAATTTCAGCCAAGATTGAAGTTTCACAAGCACATTTGGAGCTTTTGAAGCGAACTAGTGTACTCAATGATGCCTTCCCAATTTATCATGATGGAGAATTTGGGACAATAAACAATTTTCGACTTGGTCGGCTTCCTAAAGCTCCT GTCGAGTGGGATGAGATAAATGCTGCATGGGGCCAAGGTTGCCTTCTTCTACATACGATGTGCCAATATTTCCGGCCGAAGTTTCA ATATCGAATAAAAATTCTGCCTATGGGGAGTTATCCTCGGATTATGGATACCAACAACAGTATGTGTGAGCT ATTTGGTCCTGTGAACTTGTTTTGGAGTACTCGTTATGACAAAGCAATGACATTGTTCTTGACATGCCTAAAAGACTTTGCGGAGTTTGCATATTCTAAAGATCAAGAAAACAACATTCCGCCTGAGAAATGTTTTAGACTTCCGTACAA gattgaaaatgacagAGTGGTATGCAGGAATGAAAGTGACAAACTGGAGAGCCACTCGATTACACAGAGCTTCAATAAACAGGAGAATTGGACCAGAGCTCTGAGACATACactctgcaatttgaaatgggCTCTCTACTGGTTTATTGGAAATACAAATTTCCAGCCTCTTTCAGCATCTGTGTCCTCACATCCTGACGTTGCTGCATCTGTAGGCTCTTTATATGCAAAACGGGGTGGTGCTGATTCCAAGTATTCTGCGTCCAAATGA
- the LOC120003695 gene encoding uncharacterized protein LOC120003695 isoform X1, translated as MMTLQNTQDIQSSTQVSHESQSEEQNNHSGEAPLADSGSVSTSSNGNRKVSRQDIELVQNLIERCLQLYMNRDEVVKTLLTRARIDPGFTTLVWQKLEEENADFFRAYYIRLKLKKQILLFNHLLEHQFHLMKYPVPPKIPLAPIQNGIHPMPVNNMPMGYPVLQPPIPAPGQPHIDSLGCGISSCHVVNGVPAPGNFQHIRMNSGNEMMLDTSAAEVAPVVPSSSVMSEMSVSPTSAASSGHFPFTASDMSGMGVDTSALDTTFTSDVACSVGLQLGPDGGAGNSRDSLRSLDQIPWNFSLSDLTADLSNLGDLGALGNYPGSPFLGSDSEILLDSLEHDDIVEEFFVDPGPCSQSDEEKS; from the exons ATGATGACCTTACAG AACACTCAAGATATACAATCCTCGACCCAAGTCTCACATGAGTCTCAAAGTGAAGAGCAGAACAATCACTCGGGAGAGGCTCCCTTGGCAGACTCTGGCTCTGTATCCACTTCAAGTAATGGTAACAGAAAGGTTTCACGCCAAGATATTGAGCTT GTCCAGAATTTGATAGAACGGTGCCTTCAACTGTATATGAATAGAGATGAGGTGGTCAAAACTCTTTTAACTCGTGCTAGGATTGATCCTGGTTTTACAACATTGG TTTGGCAGAagttagaagaagaaaatgcaGATTTCTTCCGGGCCTATTACATAAGGCTGAAGTTGAAAAAACAGATTCTTTTATTCAATCATTTGCTTGAGCATCAGTTCCATCTTATGAAGTATCCCGTGCCTCCGAAGATTCCCTTGGCTCCTATACAAAATGGGATTCATCCCATGCCCG TTAACAACATGCCTATGGGATACCCTGTGCTACAACCTCCAATTCCAGCTCCAGGCCAACCCCACATTGATTCCTTGGGCTGTGGAATATCAAGCTGTCATGTGGTTAATGGGGTTCCTGCACCAGGAAATTTTCAGCACATTCGAATGAATTCTGGGAATGA GATGATGTTGGATACAAGTGCAGCTGAAGTAGCTCCTGTTGTTCCTTCAAGCAGTGTTATGTCAGAAATGTCTGTGAGTCCCACGTCTGCTGCATCTAGTGGTCATTTTCCTTTCACTGCATCAGACATGTCGGGAATGGGAGTTGACACTTCTGCTCTAGATACAACATTCACATCAGATGTGGCATGTTCAGTCGGATTGCAGCTTGGACCAGATGGCGGGGCTGGAAATTCGAGAGATTCCCTGAGATCATTGGATCAAATTCCGTGGAATTTCAGCCTCTCAGATCTAACTGCAGATTTGTCCAATTTGGGAG ATTTAGGGGCTCTAGGAAACTATCCTGGTTCTCCCTTCCTGGGCTCAGATTCAGAAATTTTACTTGATTCTCTAGAGCATGATGACATAG TAGAGGAGTTTTTTGTTGACCCTGGTCCATGCTCTCAGTCTGATGAAGAGAAATCGTAG